One genomic segment of Bacteroides caccae includes these proteins:
- a CDS encoding DUF6291 domain-containing protein: MKTIISKENMERETFVFYRSYFDAIELLSKKNRLLAYEAIAKYALTQEEIQDLPPQVAIILKMAKPNIDATIRNYNRRVKSKRQKKISDFEDKLNEEVQLPRKKSSSIIDDSFEDNDENTLYLE; this comes from the coding sequence ATGAAAACAATAATTAGTAAAGAAAACATGGAGAGAGAAACTTTTGTTTTTTATCGCTCATATTTTGATGCGATAGAACTGTTAAGTAAGAAAAACAGGTTGTTAGCGTATGAAGCGATTGCAAAATATGCTCTTACTCAAGAAGAAATACAGGATTTACCACCACAAGTAGCGATTATCTTGAAAATGGCTAAGCCTAATATTGATGCGACTATTCGAAATTACAATCGAAGAGTTAAGAGTAAGAGACAAAAAAAGATATCTGATTTTGAGGATAAGCTTAATGAAGAGGTACAATTACCAAGAAAAAAAAGTTCCTCAATTATAGACGATAGCTTTGAAGATAATGATGAAAATACGCTCTATTTAGAATAA
- a CDS encoding RsmD family RNA methyltransferase, translating to MRVISGIYKRRRFDVPRTFKARPTTDFAKENLFNVLNNYIDFEEGVTALDLFAGTGSISIELVSRGCDRVISVEKEPAHYSFICKIMKEVQTDKCLPIRGDVFKFINNSREQFDFIFADPPYALKELETIPELIFKNNLLKEDGLFVLEHGKDNNFEENPHFIERRVYGSVNFSLFR from the coding sequence ATGCGAGTAATCAGCGGTATTTATAAACGAAGAAGATTTGATGTGCCCCGAACCTTTAAAGCACGTCCTACGACAGATTTTGCCAAAGAGAATCTGTTTAATGTACTCAACAATTATATTGATTTCGAGGAAGGAGTCACTGCACTCGATTTGTTTGCCGGAACAGGCAGTATCAGTATCGAACTGGTATCCAGAGGCTGCGACCGCGTTATCAGTGTTGAGAAGGAGCCGGCTCACTATTCATTCATCTGCAAGATTATGAAGGAAGTGCAGACTGACAAATGTCTGCCGATACGGGGAGATGTATTCAAGTTTATCAATAACAGTCGCGAACAGTTTGACTTTATCTTTGCAGATCCTCCTTACGCCCTAAAAGAACTGGAAACCATACCGGAGTTAATCTTCAAGAATAACCTTCTCAAAGAAGACGGATTATTTGTACTGGAACATGGAAAAGATAATAATTTTGAAGAGAACCCTCACTTCATTGAAAGAAGAGTTTACGGAAGTGTTAACTTCTCTCTCTTCAGATAA
- a CDS encoding helix-turn-helix transcriptional regulator has translation MKNEFICNDVLVVHLTVSQIKAIIESALKEATLSKNVQTEMLTIQEVSELTGYKRATIYKLTCERKIPFHKPAHGGRRIFFKREEINKWLESDCIETFEESFKKREKKEINFKPRKND, from the coding sequence ATGAAAAACGAATTTATTTGCAATGACGTGTTGGTTGTGCATTTAACAGTTAGTCAAATAAAGGCTATCATTGAAAGTGCACTTAAAGAAGCAACATTATCGAAGAACGTTCAAACTGAAATGCTGACCATTCAAGAGGTTTCAGAGTTGACAGGTTATAAACGAGCTACTATTTATAAGCTTACTTGTGAGCGGAAAATACCTTTTCATAAGCCAGCGCACGGTGGACGGAGAATTTTCTTTAAACGGGAGGAAATCAATAAATGGTTAGAATCTGATTGCATTGAAACTTTTGAAGAATCTTTTAAAAAAAGAGAGAAGAAAGAAATTAATTTTAAACCAAGAAAAAATGATTAA
- the cls gene encoding cardiolipin synthase, protein MIDWNYIVSQIATVAFDILYFGAIISTIVIIILDNRNPVKTMAWILILLFLPIVGLVFYFFFGRSQRRERIIGQKSYDRLLKKPMAEYLAQDCSDIPYEYSRLIQLFRHTNQAFPFEGNRVSVYTEGYTKLQALLRELQKAKQHIHMEYYIFEDDAIGRLVRDVLIEKASQGVEVRVIYDDVGCWHVPNRFFEEMRNAGIEVRSFLKVRFPLFTSRVNYRNHRKIVVIDGRVGFVGGMNLAERYMRGFSWGIWRDTHIMLEGKAVHGLQTAFLLDWYFVDRTLITASRYFPKIDSCGTSLVQIVTSEPIGPWKEIMQGLTVAITGAKKYFYMQTPYFLPTEQILAAMQTAALSGVDVRLMLPERADNWITHLGSRSYLRDVMQAGVKVFFYKKGFLHSKLMVSDDMLSTVGSTNVDFRSFEHNFEVNAFMYDVETALEMKEIFLQDQRESTQIFLKNWVRRSWRQKAAESVVRLLAPLL, encoded by the coding sequence ATGATTGATTGGAACTATATAGTGAGTCAGATAGCAACTGTGGCTTTTGATATACTCTATTTCGGAGCCATTATCAGTACGATTGTCATTATCATTCTTGACAATCGGAATCCTGTCAAGACTATGGCTTGGATACTCATCTTGCTTTTCCTGCCTATTGTGGGGCTTGTCTTTTACTTTTTCTTCGGCCGGAGTCAGCGTCGGGAGCGTATAATCGGACAAAAGAGCTACGACCGCTTGTTGAAGAAACCTATGGCGGAATACTTGGCGCAGGACTGTTCCGATATTCCCTATGAATACTCCCGTCTCATCCAGCTTTTTCGTCATACCAATCAGGCTTTTCCTTTCGAAGGGAACAGGGTGTCTGTCTATACGGAAGGCTACACCAAGTTACAGGCATTATTGCGCGAACTTCAGAAGGCGAAACAGCATATCCACATGGAATATTATATCTTTGAGGATGACGCCATTGGTCGTCTGGTGAGGGATGTATTGATAGAAAAGGCCTCGCAGGGAGTTGAAGTTAGGGTAATCTATGACGATGTGGGGTGCTGGCACGTACCCAATCGTTTTTTCGAGGAAATGCGTAATGCAGGCATTGAGGTGAGAAGCTTCCTGAAAGTGCGTTTCCCTTTGTTTACCAGCCGGGTAAATTATAGGAATCATAGAAAAATTGTAGTGATTGACGGGCGTGTGGGCTTTGTTGGCGGAATGAATCTTGCCGAACGCTATATGCGTGGCTTTTCTTGGGGAATATGGCGTGATACGCATATTATGCTCGAAGGCAAAGCGGTGCATGGTCTACAGACGGCTTTCCTGCTCGACTGGTATTTTGTGGACCGTACGTTGATTACAGCTTCCCGTTACTTCCCGAAAATAGATTCTTGCGGAACTTCTCTTGTGCAGATAGTCACAAGTGAACCTATCGGTCCATGGAAGGAGATTATGCAGGGATTGACCGTGGCAATTACTGGTGCGAAAAAGTACTTCTATATGCAGACCCCTTATTTCTTGCCGACGGAACAAATATTGGCAGCTATGCAAACTGCAGCTTTATCAGGAGTGGATGTGCGTCTTATGTTGCCGGAACGTGCTGATAACTGGATTACACATCTTGGGTCGCGTTCCTATCTGCGGGATGTGATGCAGGCGGGCGTTAAGGTTTTCTTTTATAAAAAGGGATTCCTGCATTCTAAATTAATGGTTTCGGATGATATGCTTTCTACGGTTGGTTCCACTAACGTGGACTTCCGCAGCTTTGAGCATAATTTTGAGGTGAATGCTTTCATGTATGATGTGGAGACAGCGCTTGAGATGAAAGAAATATTCCTTCAGGATCAGCGCGAAAGCACGCAGATATTCTTGAAAAACTGGGTAAGGCGTTCATGGAGGCAGAAGGCAGCGGAGTCTGTTGTTCGTCTGTTGGCTCCGCTACTTTAA
- the aroB gene encoding 3-dehydroquinate synthase: MSKQEVILCESLETSLSRAIEQCPHDKLFILTDEHTRRLCLPALKELPALKDAIEICIGAEDVHKTLETLASVWMSLSTQGATRHSLLINLGGGMVTDLGGFAAATFKRGIAYINIPTTLLAMVDASVGGKTGINFNGLKNEIGSFAPANSVLIETEFLRTLDAHNFFSGYAEMLKHGLISNTAHWAELLNFNTSDIDYTALKQLVGRSVQVKEDIVEQDPFEHGIRKALNLGHTVGHAFESMALAENRPVLHGYAVAWGIVCELYLSHLKVGFPKEKMRQTIQFIKDNYGVFTFDCKKYEQLYAFMTHDKKNTSGTINFTLLKDIGDIRINQIADKDTIFEMLDFYRECMGI; the protein is encoded by the coding sequence ATGAGTAAACAAGAAGTTATTCTCTGCGAAAGCTTGGAAACAAGCCTTAGCCGCGCCATAGAACAGTGTCCGCATGACAAATTATTCATCCTCACAGACGAGCATACCCGGCGTCTCTGCCTGCCTGCCTTGAAGGAACTCCCCGCATTGAAAGATGCGATTGAAATCTGCATCGGAGCCGAAGACGTGCATAAGACACTAGAGACACTGGCTTCCGTATGGATGTCACTAAGTACCCAGGGAGCTACACGCCACTCATTGCTCATCAACCTTGGTGGAGGAATGGTAACCGATTTGGGAGGTTTTGCCGCCGCCACTTTCAAACGCGGTATTGCATACATCAATATACCGACAACTTTACTGGCAATGGTAGACGCCTCTGTCGGTGGTAAGACAGGAATCAACTTCAACGGACTGAAAAACGAAATCGGCTCATTTGCCCCGGCAAACAGCGTATTAATCGAAACAGAATTCTTACGGACGCTGGATGCACATAATTTCTTCTCCGGATATGCAGAAATGTTGAAACACGGACTAATCAGCAATACAGCACATTGGGCCGAATTACTGAATTTCAATACCTCGGACATTGATTATACTGCCCTCAAGCAACTGGTCGGCCGGTCGGTGCAAGTGAAAGAAGACATCGTAGAGCAGGACCCGTTTGAACATGGAATCCGCAAGGCCTTGAACTTGGGACATACGGTAGGACACGCATTCGAAAGTATGGCACTGGCAGAAAACCGTCCCGTACTCCACGGATATGCAGTAGCTTGGGGAATTGTCTGCGAACTGTATCTATCCCATCTCAAAGTAGGTTTCCCAAAAGAGAAGATGCGTCAGACGATCCAATTTATCAAGGACAACTATGGCGTATTCACATTCGACTGCAAGAAGTACGAGCAACTATACGCGTTTATGACACATGACAAGAAGAACACTTCCGGCACCATCAACTTCACACTGCTGAAAGATATCGGAGACATCCGTATCAATCAGATCGCCGACAAAGATACAATTTTCGAAATGCTGGACTTCTACCGTGAATGCATGGGAATCTGA
- a CDS encoding PriCT-2 domain-containing protein produces the protein MDMMKNVLNKNDNSNKEKKKNKNKKKEESCIIFTSPFEEPIVSLFENFYSKEPIREVKLSSFLHTRKFKEKVELYRTNTDEKIRKKIKESIECVTPSGTFNQRRESALIKHTNLLCIDIDSKDNRMVDLPECKAILGEYFNSLYYAGVSIGGDGIFLIFRISHSEFHKQHFAALELFLNKVFNLQIDKGVKSPVSLRVGSYDAEPYYNPNPIPFTHMLEIDKWANDMIRPVTERNETRARIEKAISFIVENGVDITSQYKDWFKVGCALASEYGENGRHWFHLVSRMYKGYYGYDEGECDYQYNKCLKYQRNEGGIKIGTFFYLCECNGVKYR, from the coding sequence ATGGATATGATGAAAAACGTCCTTAATAAGAATGACAATTCTAATAAGGAAAAGAAAAAAAATAAAAATAAAAAGAAAGAGGAAAGTTGCATAATCTTTACTTCTCCTTTTGAAGAACCAATAGTATCTTTATTTGAGAACTTTTATAGTAAAGAACCAATTAGGGAAGTGAAGCTAAGTAGCTTTTTGCATACTCGTAAATTTAAAGAAAAGGTCGAGTTGTATAGAACTAATACCGATGAAAAAATAAGGAAAAAGATAAAAGAAAGTATTGAATGTGTCACGCCAAGTGGCACATTCAATCAAAGGCGAGAGTCTGCCCTTATTAAACATACTAACTTATTATGTATTGATATTGATTCTAAAGATAATCGAATGGTTGATTTACCTGAATGTAAAGCTATATTGGGAGAATACTTTAATAGTTTATATTATGCCGGAGTGTCAATTGGTGGAGACGGAATATTTCTGATTTTTAGAATATCACACTCGGAATTTCATAAACAGCATTTTGCGGCTCTTGAATTGTTTCTGAATAAGGTGTTTAATTTGCAAATAGACAAAGGTGTAAAAAGCCCTGTTAGTTTGCGAGTAGGAAGTTATGACGCAGAGCCTTATTATAATCCAAATCCCATTCCATTTACACATATGCTGGAAATAGATAAGTGGGCAAATGATATGATAAGACCGGTAACAGAAAGGAATGAAACCCGTGCCCGCATTGAAAAAGCTATCTCGTTTATTGTAGAAAATGGAGTTGATATTACTTCCCAATATAAAGATTGGTTTAAGGTAGGGTGTGCATTAGCGTCTGAGTATGGAGAAAATGGACGACATTGGTTTCATTTGGTTAGTCGTATGTATAAAGGATATTATGGGTACGATGAAGGTGAGTGTGATTATCAATATAATAAATGTCTGAAATACCAAAGAAATGAGGGAGGAATTAAAATTGGAACATTTTTTTATTTATGTGAATGTAATGGAGTAAAATATAGGTAA
- a CDS encoding DUF3822 family protein, which yields MIDFTKSKQYTLSIRLSTDGFSFSIYNPIHDDSFSVIEKEIDTSLSLTANLKAVFHESDFLGHSYKRVNIMLASKRFTIVPLDLFEEEQADLLFYHNHQKRENETVIYNILKKNNVVIVFGIDRSAYSFLTEQYPEARFYSQSTPLIEYFSVKSRLGNSKKMYVSVREEGIDIYCFERGHLLLANSFECFHTEDRIYYLLYAWKQLEFNQERDELHLTGTLPDKEILMNELRKFILQVFIMNPATNIDMQALLTCE from the coding sequence ATGATTGATTTTACTAAATCAAAACAATATACTTTATCCATCCGTCTTAGTACGGATGGATTTTCTTTTTCTATCTATAACCCGATTCACGACGACTCTTTCTCAGTGATAGAAAAGGAGATTGATACGTCTTTATCTCTTACAGCCAATCTCAAGGCTGTGTTTCACGAATCGGACTTCTTAGGTCATTCTTACAAACGGGTAAACATCATGCTGGCTAGCAAGCGTTTTACGATAGTGCCATTGGATTTGTTTGAAGAAGAGCAGGCCGACCTTTTATTCTATCACAACCATCAGAAGCGGGAAAATGAAACGGTCATTTACAATATTCTGAAAAAGAATAATGTAGTTATTGTCTTCGGTATAGACAGAAGCGCATACTCTTTTCTAACCGAACAATACCCCGAAGCTCGTTTTTATTCTCAATCGACTCCGCTCATTGAATATTTCTCCGTAAAAAGCAGACTGGGCAATAGCAAGAAAATGTATGTTTCCGTACGTGAGGAAGGCATCGACATCTATTGTTTCGAACGGGGACATCTCCTGCTTGCTAATTCTTTCGAGTGCTTCCATACAGAAGATCGTATTTACTATTTGCTGTATGCGTGGAAACAATTAGAATTCAACCAGGAACGGGATGAGCTTCATCTCACCGGAACCCTTCCCGACAAAGAAATTCTGATGAACGAACTTAGAAAATTCATTTTACAGGTATTCATCATGAATCCTGCAACTAATATTGACATGCAAGCCTTATTAACATGCGAGTAA
- a CDS encoding PGN_0703 family putative restriction endonuclease — translation MNGLDFIKSKQQSWAKRKNFNLLGGTIPNKGEKNYLYSLADNLFEPLSKENLDSYNSGDGNETKDSKTRLAKMKALHSSSAIVVNLFQYWQGKDVCPILNACKLTSRTTKVGYLIKNVGSVSSEKIPIIPSPLNYEIKFEEQFEISGDKSQFPHSPNIDVVIYTPLSTIGIESKFTEPYSSRKHGGLKQKYVENLSFWNGLPNLYELAKEISPDDTKFQYLDAAQLIKHILGLKKNSDEYNSNLVQKHHFEEGKRNLILKRNFHLLYLWYDAIGKEGSEHRKEIEQFAEIAKKDNIKFSHITYQEVIINLSKEFYDENETYCNYLTDRYL, via the coding sequence ATGAATGGATTAGATTTTATTAAATCGAAACAACAGAGTTGGGCAAAAAGAAAAAACTTCAATCTACTAGGAGGTACAATTCCCAACAAAGGAGAGAAAAACTATTTGTATAGTTTAGCAGATAATTTGTTTGAGCCGTTGTCTAAGGAGAATTTAGATTCTTATAATTCGGGTGACGGGAACGAAACAAAAGATTCTAAAACACGATTGGCAAAAATGAAAGCACTTCATTCATCTTCTGCGATTGTGGTTAATCTGTTCCAGTATTGGCAGGGAAAAGATGTTTGCCCGATTCTAAATGCATGCAAATTGACTTCAAGAACTACTAAGGTAGGCTATCTGATTAAGAATGTCGGTTCTGTTTCTTCTGAAAAAATTCCCATAATTCCTTCTCCACTCAATTACGAAATTAAATTTGAGGAGCAGTTTGAGATAAGTGGAGATAAATCTCAATTCCCACATTCACCCAATATTGATGTTGTGATTTATACTCCACTGTCTACTATTGGTATTGAGTCTAAATTTACAGAACCATATAGCAGTAGAAAACATGGAGGACTCAAACAAAAGTATGTTGAAAATCTCTCTTTTTGGAACGGATTGCCTAATCTGTATGAATTAGCAAAAGAAATTTCTCCTGATGATACTAAGTTCCAGTATTTAGATGCGGCACAATTAATAAAACACATATTGGGACTGAAAAAGAATAGTGACGAGTATAATTCAAATCTTGTTCAAAAGCATCATTTTGAAGAAGGTAAAAGGAATTTGATACTCAAACGCAATTTTCATCTCTTATATCTTTGGTACGATGCGATAGGAAAAGAGGGGAGTGAGCATAGAAAAGAGATAGAACAATTTGCAGAAATTGCTAAAAAGGACAATATAAAGTTTAGTCATATAACCTATCAAGAAGTAATTATAAACCTATCAAAAGAGTTCTATGATGAAAATGAAACGTATTGTAATTATCTAACAGATAGGTATTTGTAA
- a CDS encoding TonB-dependent receptor codes for MKRLSVGLVLMLLCTLSIFAQNKVISVSGRVVESDSKEPAAQATVQLLSLPDSAYAAGIASSNKGWFTLPKVKAGKYLLKISYIGFRTKFVPVQLSNNVPEKKMGNIALEPDAVMLSEAVITGTAPEVTVKEDTLEYNSTAYRTPEGAMLEELVKKLPGAEIDDDGNVKINGKEVKKIMVDGKEFFGGDVKTGLKNLPVNMIDKLKTYDKKSDLARVTGIDDGEEETVLDLKVKKGMNQGWFGNANVAGGTESRYSSNVMLNRFVENSQFSLIGSANNVNDQGFSGGGGRPRFRNSNGLTATKMLGANFATQTDKLELGGSARYNFSDRDAISTNYSERFLQNGNSYSNSNSKGRNKNTNFNADFRLEWKPDTLTNIIFRPNFSYGKSDGYSISESGTFNEDPFNLVSNPNAFLNKVVWDSEDDPLKDIRVNASNSESMSESKSLSANASLQLNRRLNSLGRNITFRGTFSYGDNDSESFSEALTRYFDAVAGKPDDDNRRYTTSPTKNYDYTAELTYNEPIAKATFLQFRYKFQYKYSESDRSTYDLIPDADKGQVWDWHFGDELPLGYENNRDQDLSKYAKYNYYNHDINAGLNLIREKYRFNVGVSLQPQNTTLTYKKSELDTIVKRSVFNFAPNIDFRYRFSKVSQLRFTYRGRASQPSMENLLDITDDSNPLNIRMGNPGLKPSFSHNMRLFYNTYNADRQQGIVAHAFFNATQNSITNGTTYNQATGGVTVKPENINGNWNASGMFGFNTALKDKRFTVSTFSRVGYTNAVAYLYNQQTTVNDKNTSTTLNLGEDVRGTFRNDWFEFTVNGSINYNFEKNKLRPENNQEPYTFGYGASTNINMPWNMSLSTNITNNARRGYRDASMNRNELIWNAQIAQSFLKGNAATISFEIYDILKQQTNISRSLTADMRSVSEYNGVNSYCMLHFIYRLNIFGNKEARGNMRHGGFDGGGHGPRGGGMRPMRF; via the coding sequence ATGAAAAGATTATCAGTCGGGTTGGTGCTGATGTTGTTATGCACCCTCTCTATTTTCGCACAGAATAAAGTGATTTCTGTTTCGGGACGTGTTGTGGAATCTGATTCTAAGGAGCCGGCAGCACAGGCCACCGTTCAATTATTGTCGTTACCCGATAGCGCTTATGCTGCTGGTATAGCCAGTAGTAATAAGGGTTGGTTTACGCTTCCGAAAGTGAAAGCCGGGAAATATCTGTTGAAGATTTCTTATATCGGTTTCCGCACAAAGTTTGTTCCTGTACAATTGTCAAACAATGTTCCTGAGAAAAAAATGGGGAATATTGCTCTGGAACCTGATGCTGTGATGTTGAGTGAGGCAGTGATTACGGGGACTGCTCCGGAGGTGACGGTGAAGGAAGATACGCTGGAGTATAATTCAACGGCTTATCGTACTCCTGAAGGTGCCATGCTGGAGGAGTTGGTAAAGAAACTTCCGGGAGCGGAGATTGATGATGACGGTAACGTCAAAATCAATGGTAAAGAAGTCAAGAAGATTATGGTGGACGGTAAGGAGTTCTTTGGCGGTGATGTGAAAACCGGTTTGAAGAATTTGCCGGTCAATATGATTGACAAGTTGAAAACATACGATAAAAAGTCCGACTTGGCCCGTGTTACCGGAATTGATGACGGAGAGGAGGAGACGGTTCTTGACTTGAAGGTGAAGAAAGGAATGAACCAGGGATGGTTCGGTAACGCGAATGTGGCAGGCGGGACTGAAAGCCGTTATTCAAGTAATGTAATGCTGAACCGTTTTGTTGAAAACAGTCAGTTCTCATTGATAGGATCAGCCAATAACGTGAATGACCAGGGATTCTCGGGCGGAGGAGGCCGACCCCGATTCCGGAATAGCAACGGTTTGACCGCCACTAAAATGCTCGGTGCAAACTTTGCCACCCAGACGGATAAACTGGAACTAGGCGGTAGTGCCCGTTATAATTTTAGTGACAGAGACGCTATATCTACTAATTATTCGGAACGTTTCTTGCAGAATGGCAACTCCTATTCTAATTCGAACAGTAAAGGTCGTAATAAGAATACTAACTTTAATGCCGATTTTCGTCTGGAATGGAAACCGGATACGTTGACTAACATTATTTTCCGTCCTAATTTTTCTTATGGAAAATCTGATGGGTATTCGATTTCAGAATCGGGAACGTTTAATGAGGATCCTTTTAACCTTGTGTCTAATCCGAATGCTTTTTTGAATAAGGTGGTATGGGATAGTGAGGATGACCCTTTGAAGGATATCCGGGTAAATGCGAGTAACAGTGAATCTATGTCAGAGAGTAAGAGTCTTTCGGCTAATGCTTCTTTGCAGTTGAACAGGAGGTTGAACAGTCTGGGACGTAACATTACATTCCGTGGTACATTCAGTTATGGTGATAATGACAGTGAGTCGTTTAGTGAGGCATTGACGCGCTATTTTGACGCAGTGGCCGGGAAGCCGGATGATGATAACAGGCGGTATACCACATCTCCTACTAAGAACTATGATTACACGGCAGAATTGACTTATAACGAACCGATAGCGAAAGCTACTTTTTTGCAGTTCCGTTATAAATTCCAATATAAATATAGTGAAAGCGACAGAAGCACCTATGATCTGATACCGGATGCTGACAAAGGTCAGGTTTGGGACTGGCATTTTGGTGACGAACTTCCTCTGGGATATGAGAATAACAGGGATCAGGATTTGAGTAAATATGCCAAGTATAATTATTATAATCATGATATAAATGCAGGGTTGAATCTTATCAGAGAAAAATATAGATTTAATGTAGGAGTCTCTCTGCAACCGCAGAATACTACGTTGACTTATAAGAAATCGGAGCTTGATACTATTGTGAAGCGGTCGGTCTTCAATTTTGCCCCGAATATTGATTTCCGTTATCGTTTCTCGAAGGTGAGCCAATTGCGCTTTACTTATCGCGGACGTGCGAGCCAGCCAAGTATGGAGAATTTGTTGGATATCACCGATGACTCAAACCCGCTGAATATCCGTATGGGTAACCCGGGATTGAAACCTTCTTTCTCTCATAATATGCGTTTGTTCTATAATACTTATAACGCGGACAGGCAGCAGGGGATAGTGGCACATGCTTTCTTCAATGCTACCCAGAATAGCATTACCAATGGTACTACTTATAATCAGGCTACCGGTGGAGTTACTGTGAAACCGGAAAATATCAATGGTAACTGGAATGCGTCGGGAATGTTCGGATTTAATACGGCTTTGAAGGATAAACGATTTACTGTCAGTACTTTCTCTCGTGTCGGATATACGAATGCGGTTGCTTATCTGTATAATCAACAGACAACTGTAAACGATAAGAATACAAGTACTACATTGAATTTAGGGGAAGATGTGAGAGGTACTTTTCGGAATGACTGGTTTGAGTTTACGGTGAACGGTTCTATAAATTATAACTTTGAGAAGAATAAGTTGCGTCCGGAGAATAACCAGGAACCGTACACTTTTGGTTATGGTGCCAGTACGAATATCAATATGCCTTGGAATATGTCATTGTCTACCAATATCACGAACAATGCCCGTCGCGGCTATCGGGATGCCAGTATGAACAGAAATGAACTTATCTGGAATGCACAAATTGCTCAGAGTTTCCTTAAAGGTAATGCGGCAACAATCAGTTTTGAGATTTATGATATATTGAAGCAACAGACTAATATCAGCCGTTCATTGACTGCCGATATGCGTTCTGTTTCTGAATATAATGGTGTAAATAGCTATTGTATGCTTCATTTTATCTATCGCCTGAATATCTTCGGAAATAAAGAAGCTCGCGGAAATATGCGTCACGGAGGTTTTGACGGTGGTGGTCATGGTCCTCGCGGTGGCGGAATGCGGCCTATGCGTTTCTAA
- a CDS encoding helix-turn-helix domain-containing protein, translated as MQNNKNKETLEIYVLGDDFKYYENLKYLPLTSYPSNIQSALIVYSLRGTAKISVHEDVHWIQPDELIILLPGQFVSFSEPSEDFLTVTMVISSSMFGDALSGVPRFSPHFFFYMRSHYYYPQNERDVLRIYNYLGMIKDKVMSTDAYRRELIIHLLRYLYLELFNAYEKESMLVNTRKDTRKEELANKFFSLIMKHFKENKDVAFYADKLCITSKYLTMVIKETSGKSAKDWIVEYIILEIKALLKNTSLNIQEIAIRTNFANQSSLGRFFRKHTGMSLSQYRMSHLD; from the coding sequence ATGCAAAACAACAAAAACAAAGAAACGTTAGAGATATATGTCTTAGGTGACGATTTCAAGTATTATGAGAATCTGAAGTATCTTCCTTTAACTTCTTATCCTTCTAATATTCAATCAGCTTTGATTGTATATAGTTTGAGAGGAACGGCTAAAATCAGTGTGCACGAAGACGTGCATTGGATACAACCTGATGAGTTAATCATATTGTTGCCCGGACAATTTGTTTCATTCAGTGAACCTAGTGAGGACTTTTTAACTGTCACAATGGTAATATCTTCCTCTATGTTCGGCGATGCCCTAAGTGGTGTACCGCGCTTTTCTCCGCATTTCTTTTTCTATATGCGGAGCCATTATTATTATCCTCAGAATGAACGTGATGTTCTGCGGATATATAACTATTTGGGAATGATAAAAGATAAGGTGATGTCTACTGACGCGTACAGGAGGGAATTGATTATTCATTTACTGAGGTATCTGTATCTCGAACTGTTCAATGCTTACGAGAAAGAATCGATGTTGGTGAATACCCGTAAGGATACCCGTAAAGAGGAATTGGCAAATAAATTCTTCAGCCTTATCATGAAGCACTTCAAAGAGAATAAGGATGTGGCCTTTTATGCGGACAAATTATGTATCACTTCCAAATACCTGACCATGGTAATCAAGGAAACGAGCGGAAAGTCTGCTAAAGACTGGATTGTTGAATATATTATACTGGAGATAAAGGCTCTGTTGAAAAACACGAGTCTGAATATTCAGGAAATTGCAATTAGGACGAACTTTGCTAATCAATCGTCGCTTGGACGTTTTTTTAGAAAACATACGGGGATGTCATTGTCCCAGTATCGAATGAGTCATTTGGATTGA